The nucleotide sequence CATGTGattattaaacacacacaaacacaagtgtAAAACACAAGTATTTGAAAAGGTgcactcattttttaaattcagctGTAAGAATTCCTTTTGGACTTAGAAAAAGTGGCTTAGGAAAATGACCAGAACCTGAATTCTAACAGAGAAAAGGGGCACTGCGGAGGATTCTCATCTATAAAGCAAATCTCCATTCTTTACATGGAGGTACATGCTTTTTACTACCAAAACTCATACTCCATAAACCCACATGAATACTCTgatccatatttttaaaactgttttataaaaattactGGTCTCATATGAGTAGTAAAAGTTAAAATGCACTGCCCAGCTTCTAACTATCCAATTAGTAAAGAGTTTACATTACTGAATGTTCAAAACGGCTTCAGTGTTATATATTTGTAAATCTATTCAAGACCCTGAACAAACTGCAAATTTGGTTATTAGCAAAATGATAATGTATCACCCACCAAAATGAAATCTGTAATTCATTTTGATAAactgaaaatgttttgaaatgtcACAGCAGCAAATATATTAAAGTTACACTGAGGTTTTTCAATAGGAGTGTGTCACAATCCTTAAAGTAGTCATAACATCAACTAACCAGCACATTTAACCAAAATGACCATTCTCAAGCTTGTTCTGTGCACATTATAAACATGCTCTAAGTTGCATTCCAACTTTCTTTTCTAACCTTACACATTagcttatttttcaaatgaaaaacaaaattaaattactttaataattaaatttaaattactttttgtttttagtaatcCATCTTATATTAAAGGGTTCTATAGCTGCTGGGGTTAACtatgtcagtttttaaaatttaaattatatacttaTAACCCCAACTTCCTGCTAAATCAAcaattaaatgataaatattaaattttactaTACATATCCTTTAAGGTTTTCTCTTCTATCCTGGTGGATGTACTCCAGTGCATTTTGTATTTCATAGAATGCACTGCAGTATATTAATACTGTATCTATTAGTCACTCTTGGTGCAGAGAGAACTATTTTAACTTTGATGGGTTCTTTGACATACTCACAGTACTTGTAGTATGTTACACAAAAGTGTTCACAAACTATTAATATCATATTTCCATTATAAGATGGCTCAACTGAATGGCTAGAATGTTCTTTTACCAATAAAAATGTATCACTTGACAATTACTTGTTTTCCCACATTTTATGCTATTGACTACTAAAGAAAACCTGAATCTTTTTTCACCTATTTATACAAGGGTTAAATACAAACTATCAGAATTAATAAGCAACTCTATAATTCTGTCCACAGTGAAAACCCTGAATAAAACTTTTTCAAAAGGCATGTAAGTGGTTTTTGAACTGTAAAATTTCATGTCTCCTGTCAGAGTGAGCATTTGTAATttccatgtgtgtatatagatacacacatacacacacacacacacacacacacactcacacacacctgtgcacacacacgcacacacacacagacattctcTAACAGTAATCTACACAGGCTTGCTGCTGTTTCTGCAGCTGCCAGTCCCTGAATCTGTCATATATAACCCAGTGTCTGGTAATCGTAGTTTCTTCTTCGGAGGAGTCTTCAGTGTTCCAGATCTTTCCTTTACCTTGTATTCTAAAGTGCTGTGAGGTACCCCATAAATTCCTTGTGCTTTGGAAACACTCATTTTTCCACTCATTACCATTGCAATGGCCTCTTCCATTATTTCATGATCATACTGCCGATAGCGGCCACGTTTTTTCCTGGGCTGCTTATTATCTTTCCGGTCTAATCCATCTTCAGTGTTCTCAGAGGTTCCATCAATTGTTCCATTTTTAGAATTAAGACACAAAGGAGAGAGGTCCCCATGTAGAAAGTAAGAGTCAACACTTGAGTGAGTTACAGGCCCAGAACAttctattttgttctgtttagggagtatatttttcagtttttggagAGCTGATCCTTCAAGGACTGAAGAGGTTTTGGAAACTTGATACATGACATCCAGCAGACCAGAACCATCAGGCTGTGATTTTGAAACTGAATTTACTCGTAGCTGAGGAATTTTTAACTGCACAGGAGGATTTGAAGTTTCATATtgaaggctttcatttttttctttaaactgagTAACCATTTTCTGTAGAGTTAACTGATGGAGGTAACTGGAAGCTGTTGGGAATTTTAATTCTGAGGTTTCAAGTAGGTTGAGTTTACTTTTTTCTGTGCGCTCTGCTTGAGCTCTTGCCCACAAGGCTACCTTTTGCAGCACAGCACAAGTTTCTTTACTGTCTTTATATGAGTAACTATCATTGAAATCtcgagttttgtttttaaaagatgcagGCTTCCCTGCTGGTAAGGCTTCTAAGTGGAGAAGTAAAGTTTTTTGAGGTATGCCATAAAGTATGCCTGCTTTATTTATGTCCAGTGCTCCAGACTGAATGTCTTTCAAAGCTTTTGAGAGCAAACCATCTGCAAACTCAGCACTTCTTTCCACATAgtcctctctgtttctgtgtagtCTCCTGGATGGATGGAATGAAACGATGGTAAACTGATGTATGAGAGACTCTCACACAGCTATGGAAGGGGAGGGTCCACTCCTTTATTTTACTCCTTGCTTAGGTAACATCACTGCTTATGACACGTTAGGTCTGTAGAATGTAGTAGTTACTCCATATCAAAGCAAACGCTACAGTCCTGGTAGGACAATGTGTCAATGATACGGTGGCCTCAATGGGCAGACCTTCCAAGAACATAAAATCCTAACTGagtatttgtaaaaatattctcATGATGTTGCTTTTCCTCTGAAAGCTGCTTGCAGAGCAAcacttataatttttatttacaattagAGTTCCATTATAAAAATACCCAAATCCTCAAGGAGTTTTTGTTAGTAGAAACGTGACGTTACCGCTAAACAAGTAATAAAAGAGTCAACCCGTTTAAAGGGAATTTGCAGCACCAAGAGAACTCCCAAACACACATCTCAGTTCCACAGACTCTTTCCTCTGCATAGAACTGAAAATTTCAACAAAGACGTATATGAATAATTCCATTTGAGAATGTTACTCTATTTCAAATGCAACTTTGTAATCTTCTAAAGCCTGttacacctgtgactccagctctatTACAGCCTTAGTTGAAATAAATTTATCTCAGATTTAATTGGGACAAAAAAGATTTCTATGCAGTTAATGAGAAGATGCAAAAGttacaaaaaaacccccaaaatcCAACAGAACAGCATTTCACTAgtaattgtttatttaaattaatttagtgACAGTTTTAAAGACATGAAAGGGCTTTTTTGTGGTGATTACTAGATAAATATTAAGTTGCTGCCACCACACTAAAGCAAAAACTGTAAATATATATGCTAGTTTTAGAATTAGTAACTACAGCACTTTTAGAAAtagttcattcttttaaaaatctaaatattaaagttacatatttccctttaaattgCCTCCTGAGTATTTCAAGTTATCTCACTTGTCCTGCTTCTCAGTTTGTATCCCATGATTAAATTGATAGTTCATTTTAGTAACATGAATTAAAGTTTGGTGATTGTTCTGATAACTTTtctttaacagaaagaaaaaagaaagagaaaggacaaatgAAAGTATGAGAGAGACAAACTTATGAGTGACAAAAATTCTGAAGGGAAACTATGTCAGTCCTACTCAGCACAGTATTAAGTGTTTTCTGCAAGAAGGTATTTATATTGACATTGAATTATAATTCCTAGGTAATATTGCTTACCCAGCAACTGCATTTTCAGAAGAAGGATCACATATGGACGACTCTTCAGATtttatgctggttttctttgtagaGAGATCTAACACTCCATCCCCTATAATTATTGCAAGAGaaaaaactttatattttcaatAGAACACCAGCCCTTACATTTTCCTATCTTATTTTGCTGATGTATTAATGCTATAAATCAACACCTATCTGAACTAGTTTTAGGAATAGGACATGACTGGGAAGGTGCTAcacaaggaaaaaggagaggagagctggTACTGCCAGGTGGTAAGGAGACAGTGGTAAGGAGACATGAACAAACGCATGATTTGCTTAAAATCAAATTTTGGTCACTTTCCCATGATTCTGCAGTGCTAAGTCAACTTGACAGTTCATCCATGATTATTTTCCCAAGGCTGGCACTTTGGGAAATCAAAAGCAATGCAAGGATGTGTTATGAATGAGAACTGAATAATTACTTATCTACTACTTTAAACTGCTAAAATGTTACAAGAGTTGAATCTGTGCGGACATTATACTAAGACTAGATAAGCTACACATAACAATATAGAAAAAACTAGGAAAGCCAATGGAAACaacttttcagtattttttttattaaaatatagttattacAGATATAATAGTGagttttcacaaataaaaaacttaaatgaTTCAGAAATTGTTTAAGGACAAGGCCAGCACAGAATGCACGATTAACTTAAAATCCAATAAGAAATAAGGCCAAGAAgacacatctttctttttcctcaaaaactgaaaaattaagcCTTTGGAAAGGAATCATGGAGGGGAAAAAATACCAGCTTAAAAGTATACCAAAACCCTAACAAGGTCAATCCTCATACTTAATTGTCTGGGGACATAtaaagatgaatggataaaacaCCTTATTCATAGCCTCCTCTGGAGAAATAATCATGTACTGAGTGCTCATAATGTACAAAGCAACATGGCAAAATGgcagcacaaaaagaaaaaaggaaaagaaagaaaatcatgcaAAATGCCCATTCTCATGGTGCTCAGTAAAAGTAAAACAATCCGAGCTGCACAATGCTACCGCTGATGACAACAGTGCTGTCTAGGGAGGCACTGCAAAACAAGTTCATAAAATAATGGAGCTTGGGCTGAGCAGGTCACGCACATGTgttcacatattcacatacatcttttatttattttttaaaacatagatttACTACCTAGAAAAGGCTAATCTGGAACTTACTGActagtccagactgacctctaaCTTGTGATCTCCTGTCTTAGTACTAGGATTATAGCTGTTGAGAACCACACCCAGGTGTAGGACTGCTATTTATTAATAGGATTCTGAGCAAGGTAAGATTGAGAACAATCAAGCAGATGTACTGGAGAAGGCTCTAGATGGGATGGTATCTACAGAAGGACCACCATATAAAATTGCTTCAAGTAGAGTAACACCAGAAGAGGTAAGATCAGAAATGTAGCAGAAGTC is from Microtus ochrogaster isolate Prairie Vole_2 unplaced genomic scaffold, MicOch1.0 UNK5, whole genome shotgun sequence and encodes:
- the Lcorl gene encoding ligand-dependent nuclear receptor corepressor-like protein isoform X5, whose translation is MDKGRERMAAAAAAAAAAAAAAQCRSPRCAAERRGFRRELDSWRHRLMHCVGFESILEGLYGPRLRRDLSLFEDCEPEELTDWSMDEKCSFCNLQREAVSDCLPSLDSSQSTPTEELSSQGQSHTDKIECQAENYLNALFRKKDLPQNCDPNIPLVAQELMKKMIRQFAIEYISKSGKIQENRNGSIGASLVYKSIQMNQAEHCIQDEQEGPLDLTVTRTQEQTAQQGDGVLDLSTKKTSIKSEESSICDPSSENAVAGRLHRNREDYVERSAEFADGLLSKALKDIQSGALDINKAGILYGIPQKTLLLHLEALPAGKPASFKNKTRDFNDSYSYKDSKETCAVLQKVALWARAQAERTEKSKLNLLETSELKFPTASSYLHQLTLQKMVTQFKEKNESLQYETSNPPVQLKIPQLRVNSVSKSQPDGSGLLDVMYQVSKTSSVLEGSALQKLKNILPKQNKIECSGPVTHSSVDSYFLHGDLSPLCLNSKNGTIDGTSENTEDGLDRKDNKQPRKKRGRYRQYDHEIMEEAIAMVMSGKMSVSKAQGIYGVPHSTLEYKVKERSGTLKTPPKKKLRLPDTGLYMTDSGTGSCRNSSKPV